ATTTACTACGGTTAATACTATAGGTAGTCTCATACCGCTTGCTTGATACAAAACTTCAACCATCAATGCAAAACCTTGAGAACTTGTAGCAGTTGCCGCTCTTGCTCCTGCAGCACTAGCTGCAACACAACCACTCATCGCAGAGTGCTCGCTCTCAACCATAATAAAATCGCCATCAACATATCCGTCTGCTAAAAATTGTGAATAGTTTTGTACTATTGGAGTCGATGGAGTAATAGGATATGCCGCTACAACATCTACTTGAGCTTGTCTCAGCGCTTGAGCGGCAGCCATATTACCGTCCCAAACCTCCACTTCGTTTAACTCATACTTTTTTGCCATTGTCTATTCCTTTTACTTTTTCTTTTCTTCTTTAGAAGGCCACTTTGATAGTGCCTCATCATTATCCATATGTTCAGGATACATCAGTAGTGATTTAGGGTTTGTAGGACAAACTTCAACACAGATACCACATCCCTTACAGTGATCATAAATCACGCCTATCATCTTTTTGTCTCTGCTCAAAATCGACATATCTGGACAAAATACCCAACAAAACTGGCAATCTATACAATAGTCTCTATTGAAAACCGGTTTTTCAACCCTCCAATCACCTACACTATACTCATGAGAGTTAGTAGGCGCATATGGTCTTTCATCCATAGGAACTTCAGCAATATCTTCAACCGGCTCAGTAAATGAAAAAAGTGCAGCGCCGGGAATTAATTCATTCCATCCTAAATCTTTAATATCTTTAGCCATCTTTTATCCTTTACTTAACTTCGTTATAGGCTCTCTCGATTGCAGCCATATTAGCATCGATAATTTTTTGAGGAAATTTTGACAATACTTTTTTCATAGCATCTTGGAAATATTCAAGCTCGAACATTCCAGATACTTTCATCAAAGCTCCCAACATTGGAGTATTTGGGATAGCCCTTCCTATAGTATCTAAAGATATCTGCATACAATCAACTACATATACCTCTTTACCTTTTAGTTTTGGTTGAGCATTTATAAGCTCCTCTTTTGAAAGATGTGTAGTGATGATATATTTGGTATCCTCTTTTTCGTTGGCAGTTATATCGGCGGTATAAGTAAGACCAGGGTCTATTACTAACACATAATCCGGTCTCATAAATTTTTCATGATTTAATATAGGTTTATCATCAACCCTATTATACGCCGTCATGGCTGCACCCCTTTTTGCCGAACCGTAGAAAGCGAAAGCTTGTACAAATTTTCCGGTATTAGCAACAACGTCCGCTAAACCTTTTGCTCCGGTAACGGCCCCTTGTCCTGCACGGCTATGCCATCTAATTTCTAACATTTCATCTCCCTCTCAAATACTTATATAGTTTGTTGCTTAATTGTAATCATTTTGTTCTTAAATAAGGCTTTATTATTTTAGGAATAAGCATTGATAAAATTCCATTCAAAAGTTTTTAACATTATATCAATATAATTCTCCAAAAATTAAAATTTAAAGAAAGCTTTTTAAAAAGGTACGTGGTCGGTATAAGTAGAGTATATAAAACTGAAGTTTGAATGAAAAAAATCTACTTATTAGTTTCCAATAACGTTTATTAAAGCTCTAGTACTGCGCGTTTAACAACACCTTCACTCTACGATATATATGTGTAAAATTTAGTAATTTTTCAATCTTTCTATTTTTTAGAACCATATTATTTTCCTATTTTTTTTATAATATTTACGGCTTCCAAACTATCTTTTTTTATAAACTCACTACATCTTTGTAAAGTTTTAAAATATCCATATCCTGAAAGCACTGCAACACCTTTAATACCCGCTCTTTGAGCCGAGTCTATATCCAAACATGTATCTCCTATCATCCATGTATGATCTTTATTGGCATTTAGTTTATGCAAAGCTTTTAAAATAGGCTCCGGATGGGGTTTAGGATAAATTACATCTTCTCTTCCTATTAAACATTCAAAAAATTTCATAACACCAAAATGCTTCAAAAGCTCTTTAGAATATAGTCCGGTTTTAGTGGTAACCACACCCAAAACAGCAAATTTACTAGCCTCTTTTATTGCCTCTTTGGCATTTGGTAAAAGTACGGTTTTTTCTTTTGAGACAGTCCTATAGTTTTCTTTATAGGCATCAACGAACTCTTTAATATTTTCTTTGATTCCAAGATGTAAAAACATAAAATCAAGCGGGTGACCTATAAGCTTTAAAATCTCCTTTTTTTCGGGCGTTTTTAAGCCAAACTTTTTAAAAGCGAAATCAAAACTTTCCAAAATAGCTTCTGTTGAGTCTATTAAAGTACCATCTAAATCAAATAAAATAGTAATCTTTTTCAAAAATCCCCCTTAAATTAAAAAAACTGAAATATTTATAAATATATATTATGATTTTGTTATATTTTATTTATTATTTATGGTTTAACCCAATCTATCTCATTATGGAAAATTCCTATTATTGAAGGCTCTATTGGTCGTATCTTTTTATTTACAGCCGTTATAGAGTTTGGGATATACAAAAATAGATAAGGGAGATCGTTTGCTATTAAAGCAAAGATCTTCTTGTAAATTTTAGAGAGCTTTTTTCTATCTACCGTGATTTCTGCTTTTTCTATCAAAGAGTCAACCTCTTCGTTATGATATCCGACAAGATTGAAACCACCCGGTTTATCGGATTTACTGTGCCACAGAGGATAGGCATCTGGAGTTAGTCCGAGGCTCCATCCCAATAAAATTGTTTCAAAATTCCTAGGATGAACCACAGTATTTAAAAAGGCTTGCCACTCCATTGCCTTAATCTTAACTTTTACACCAATTTTGCTAAGCTGATACTGTATAATTTGAGCGGCATAAAGTCTTATTGAATTGTTGGAGTTGGTTGCTATCTCAAACTCTAAAGGGTTATCTTCATCATACCCGGCCTCTTTTAAAAGCTCTTTAGCTCTTTTAAGATTCGGTTTTGGAGGTTTTATCTTATCATTAAAAGCAAAAGTACCAGGCAAAAAAGGTCCCGTACAGACTCTAGCGTGTGAAAAAAACAAAATATCGGCCAGTTCTTTTCTATCTATTGCCAGACTCAAAGCCTCTCTAACTCTTTTATCTTGAAATTTTTTATTTCTAAGATTAAACCCTAAATAAGTGTATCCATGAGATATCTGTTCAATTATTTTATAATAATCGTTGAAATCTTTATCTATCTGTCTTTCATACTGTAAAGGAGAAAGCGAACCAACATCCAGTTTTTTGGATTTTAACATTAAAAACTGAGTGGATGGGTCTGGTATAAAATGGTAGATTATCTTATCAATATTAGGTTTATGCTCAAAATAGTTTTCGTTTGCAACTAAAACTATATCCTTAGATACGGAAAAATTTTCAAGCTTGTAAGGCCCCGTGCCAATAGGCCTTTGGTTAAATTTACTTGTCATTAGATCTTTTTCATTTTTTAAAATATGCTCTGGAAGAATTCCCGTCATCCAAGTTTCTAAAGCTTTAAAATAAGGTTTTTTATAGATAACTTTCACTGTTTTATCATCTAAAATCTCCACATCTTTTACAAAACGAAATTCGCTAGCATACGGGGTAAACACTTTGGGGGACGTTATGGTTTTATAGGTAAAGAGTACATCTTTGGCACCAAATTTTTTACCGTCATGCCAATATACATCATCTCTTAGCCTAAAAATCAAAGTGGTATCGTCTAAAAACTCAAAACTTTTTGCCAATTCTCCTACAATTTTACCGTTTTTGTCATATTTAACTAAAGAATTAAAAATCCATCCAGCAATCTCTCCGCTGGCACTATCGGTAGCTAAAATAGGGTTTATTCTGCTTGGACTTGCACTGATTGAGAGATGGAGAGTTGAGGAAAAAAGTGAAAGTGTAAATATTAATAAAAGTGTAACTTTTTTCATTAAGAATCCTAATTTAGGAATTAGGAATTGGAATTAAGAATTTAATAAATTAGTTAAAATGGCTTAGTGATTGAGTAATTAAAAAAATTAAACTTTGCCAATACACAAATATACTAATTCCTAATTCCTAATGCCTAACCACCGGTTTATGCTCTCTCAACCACGCGTATATACCGCCTTTGAGATGCATAGCATTTTTGTAGCCAAGCTGATTTGACAAAAAGTCGCCAACTACTTTTGTTCTGCTGCCGGTTCTACAAACAAGAATAAACTTCGTATCTTTCGTAGGAACATATTTTGAAAATTCGTTCATAAACTTCTCTACATTATATCTTCCATATATATCAAAGAAAGTTATTAATTTACTACCTTTGATAATTCCCGTCTGTTTCCATTCAGGCTCAGTTCTGATATCGATGATAACAACGCCCTCTTGTTGAAGCCTTTCAACGTCCTTGGGAGTAAGTTCGATAAGTCCGGCCATTAAGTATCCTGAAAATAAAAGTAGTAGCAGTAAAAACCTTTTCATATAAAGCGCCTTTGAAAAGAAGTCGGGCAAAAGCCCGAAAAATATTATCTTTTTGAGAACTGAGGAGATCTTCTTGCTTTGTGTTTTCCGTATTTCTTTCTCTCTACAACTCTTGAGTCTCTTGTAAGCAAGCCTTGAGGCTTTAGTACCGCTCTTAAACTCTCATCAAAAGCTACCAATGCTTTAGAGATTCCGTGTTTTAATGCATCGGCTTGTGCAGAATATCCACCGCCAAGCGTTTGAGCAACTATATCAACACTTCCCTCTGTTTTTGTCAAAACCAAAGGAAGTTTTACTCTTTTTTTGATAGCCTCATGACCGCCTAGCCACTCATCTAGACTCATTCCATTTACTACTATCTTTCCGCTTCCGCTACTAAGCCATACTTTTGCTACAGCTGTCTTTCTTTTACCGGTTGCATATACTTTAGCCATATTATGATCCCTTTACTTGAGCTGTATGCGGATGTTCGCTTCCAGCATACACTTTTAGTTTTTTAAGCATTTTTCTTCCAAGTTTTGTTTTAGGAAGCATTCCTCTCGTAGCGAGTTTAAATAATTTCTCCGGATTCTTTTTCAATAATTCTTCAAGCTTTTCGCTTTTTACACCGCCGAAGTATCCGGTGTGTCTATAATACTGTTTATTTTGCAGCTTGTTTCCGCTAACGTTTACTTTAGAAGCGTTGATAACAACAACATAATCACCACAATCAACATGCGGAGTATAATAAGGCTTATGCTTGCCTCTTAACTTCGTAGCTATTTCGGTAATAACTCTACCGAATGTTTTTCCTTCTGCATCTATAACGATCCAGTCTCTCTTAACCTCTTCAGGTTTAACAACTTTTGTAAATTTCATTTTCCCAAACCTTTTATAGCTTTTTGGTGAGTGAGATGATACTCATTTTTTTATTAAAAATAGCTTAATTTTAGGTTTCTTTAAACTTTTACCATCTCTATTTTCTCTTCCAAAAGATAACATACATAACCTATAGTCTCATTGTTTGTAATCTTTTTCACCGCTTCAACATACTCTAAAACCTGTTTTTTATGTTTATAACTATCCTCTTTTGAACTTTTATAATCTATAACTATATTTGCATCTTTACCTAAAAGTAAAAGATCAATCTGCTTTAGTTCTTGATTGAAAGAGATAGGCTGTTCCTTACAAATCTCTTTTGATGAGAGCAGGTTTGTAAACTCACTTTTTTCTAAAAGCATTCTCACTCTTTTTTCTATATCGGCTATTTTTTCTTCTTTTAGATAAAATCCAAACCTGTTTTTAACGCATACCATTGCATCATTTAGAGTTTTTAAATCATTAAAATCTATCATTTCTAGGGCATAATGAAGGGCATTCCCAAATATTATGGCTTCTGAAAAATAGTCTTGATCATTTTTTGTCTTTATATTTTGCAGTCCGTAAAATCTCTCTTGAAAATCAATCTCAACATTTTTAATATCACTTTTCTTAACTCTTACAGAACTTAATTCACCTCTCTTAGTCTCGCTCAAATGTAAAAAATCAAAAGCGCTTCTTTGTTGTTTTTTTAAAATTATCAAAGAGTTTCTTGCTCTTGTAAAAGCGACATACATTGCATTTAACTCATCTTCTTGCGAGAGCCTTTTCTCTTTTTCCAATGCATTTTTATAGTTTTCATCCACAAACTCTCTTCCTTTTTTCCTGTAATAGACTCTTTTGCAACCAATCTTGTCCATATCGAAAATCAAGGAAGAAAATGTTGAGGGCTTTCTTGAAAGTCTATCACATAAAATTACATGTTTAAACTCCAAGCCTTTGGATTTATGTACCGTTAAAATTTTTATACCATCTTTAGTACTTGATGTAACTTTCTCATCTACTCTTTCAAGATCAAAAAGAAACTCTCCCAAAGTTTTGTAATTGCGCAAGATTTCTATAAATTTGAGTACATTTTCATTTTTAATGCCTATATCAAAATCTTTAAGCACTTTTTGTATAAGTAACGCTAAATCATTCATAATAGGCTTATAAAGTTCCAAATCAATTTTTGTATCTATATCTTTTGAAATAGCAGCCAAAAAGTTGGCTTTGAATATCTCCTCTTCGAAATAGAGATATTTCATAAATTCTATCAACAATATTATCTCTTTTTGATTTACTAATTTTGAACTACTCTCCGTCACTACTTTGATATCTTTAATCTGTTCTTTTAAAGCGCTTTCTATCTCTAAAATCTCATCATTTTTAAAACACAAAATCGCAATATCTTCATAAGATATACCTTTTTGTGTCAACATTTTAACGCTATTTACACACTCTTTTAATACTTCATCGCTACTTTTTACCTCAACATATCCCTCATTTTTACTGTTGGCTTTCTGTTTCGTAAAATATCCAAAATATTGTTTATATAAAGGCTCGAAAATCTCATTTATAAAATCCACAATAGCTCTATCGCTTCTAAAATTTGTATCCATAGGTACTATCTTAACATCGAATTTCCTAGCAACATAATTAAAAAGCTCTTTATAACCCCCTCTAAATCTATATATCGACTGTTTTATATCTCCTACATAAAAAAAAGTTCTTCCCTCTTTTTGTCCCTCTCCTGCACAAATCTCTTCTATAATTGGCTCTAAAAGTCTATATTGGATTAAAGAAGTATCTTGAAATTCATCTATCAAAAGATGCTCTATCTTAGAATCTAGCCGAAAATATAAAAATTGATTGTCAATTTTCTCTTTTAGTATATGGTATGTAAAATTTTGGATGTCACTGAAACTGAGTCTGTTAGTCTCTCTTTTTATCAATATATTAGTCTTTTTATACAAAAGATATAGTTCAAAAAGAGTATCTAAAAAGATAGCTTCTTTAGCATTTAAATATGTTTTTAGCCCAATTTTGAGTTCATTAAAAAATATGTCACAACTCTCTTTATAACACTTTTTAAAATATCTATAATCTTTCAGACTCTTTTTTTCAAGCCACCCTTTTTTCAATATCTCATCGATATCTTCCGCCTCAACTGCACTTAAAGCCGTTTTTGAAGCCTCTGGACAGCTTTGGATAAAATCTTTGATTTTTGCAAAAACTCTCATAATCTCTATTTCTAAAGATGTAATGTCCCTTTTTACAAAATCAAAACTCTCATCTATAAATTTTTCGTAAAGAGCTTCAAAAAGAGAAAAGATATCTTTTAACTTTTTATCTTCCATAAAGGACAGTATTACAACTTTTTCACTCTTTTTTTGCAAATATGTAAAATATAAAAATCTATAAATAATCTCGCTTTTGTCATCTTGAGAGATTATAAAATCTGGTATCAAACCTGCATACATTGCAAATTTACGCAAAATAGATACGAAAAAACTATCAATTGTGGTTATCTTTATATCCGAAGAGAGAAATTTTTTATAGACTAAAGGCTGTTTTTTTAAAATCTCCTCATACGTAAGAGATGTATTTTGAGATATAAACTCAAGTTCATGGGAGTCTTTAAGATTTTTGAGTCTATCTTGGATTCTGACCCTCATCTCATTAGCAGCTTTATTGGTAAATGTAAGGGCCAAAATCCTATCTGGCTTAGCTCCCATAAATAGAAGGCTAAGGTATCTTACAACCAAAGCAAATGTCTTTCCAGTACCTGCACTTGCCTCATATGCTAAAAGCCTCTCCATAACCCGCCTTACAAACTACATTCTGTTGCAGATAATCTTATAAGGACAATATCTGCAATATTTCAAATCATCACATTTTTTAAAATCAACTCTTTTTTCTCTAAGCTCATTTAAAGTTTCTCTTAGAAGTTCAATTTTTTCCTCTAAAAACTGCTCCTTTACCATTTTTGCGCTATTTAAATCATAATAATAGAGTCCTTCAATTTCTCCTATATCTTTTATAAGCAGATAATAAAATATCAATTGAAAATCTTTTAGATTTTCTAAACTCTTTTTTGTGGGAGATTCTACTTTTGAGCTTTTATAATCAATAACCTGATAATATTTTCCGTTATGATCTACTCTATCTATTTTACCTTCTAGTTTAAAGCCCTCAAACTCTGTGTATTTTCTTTTTTCTCTCTCAAAAACATAATACCCTTCATTAAATCTTTTAACCTCATTTTCAAAAAAAGGTTCAAGTTTTTTGATCCATATATCGATATCAAGTCTAAGATAAAGATTATTCGATTCTAAAATAGAGTAAACACTCCTTTTGAATTCTTTTTTTAACTCTTCTACACTAAAATATCTATCTTTTTTATCATATACACTTTTTAGACTTTCATGCAAAATATTGCCGGCTTCGTTATTTTTTGGAAGTATTGACGGCATA
This Nitrosophilus labii DNA region includes the following protein-coding sequences:
- a CDS encoding peptide-binding protein, giving the protein MKKVTLLLIFTLSLFSSTLHLSISASPSRINPILATDSASGEIAGWIFNSLVKYDKNGKIVGELAKSFEFLDDTTLIFRLRDDVYWHDGKKFGAKDVLFTYKTITSPKVFTPYASEFRFVKDVEILDDKTVKVIYKKPYFKALETWMTGILPEHILKNEKDLMTSKFNQRPIGTGPYKLENFSVSKDIVLVANENYFEHKPNIDKIIYHFIPDPSTQFLMLKSKKLDVGSLSPLQYERQIDKDFNDYYKIIEQISHGYTYLGFNLRNKKFQDKRVREALSLAIDRKELADILFFSHARVCTGPFLPGTFAFNDKIKPPKPNLKRAKELLKEAGYDEDNPLEFEIATNSNNSIRLYAAQIIQYQLSKIGVKVKIKAMEWQAFLNTVVHPRNFETILLGWSLGLTPDAYPLWHSKSDKPGGFNLVGYHNEEVDSLIEKAEITVDRKKLSKIYKKIFALIANDLPYLFLYIPNSITAVNKKIRPIEPSIIGIFHNEIDWVKP
- a CDS encoding HAD family hydrolase, with translation MKKITILFDLDGTLIDSTEAILESFDFAFKKFGLKTPEKKEILKLIGHPLDFMFLHLGIKENIKEFVDAYKENYRTVSKEKTVLLPNAKEAIKEASKFAVLGVVTTKTGLYSKELLKHFGVMKFFECLIGREDVIYPKPHPEPILKALHKLNANKDHTWMIGDTCLDIDSAQRAGIKGVAVLSGYGYFKTLQRCSEFIKKDSLEAVNIIKKIGK
- a CDS encoding rhodanese-like domain-containing protein; the encoded protein is MKRFLLLLLLFSGYLMAGLIELTPKDVERLQQEGVVIIDIRTEPEWKQTGIIKGSKLITFFDIYGRYNVEKFMNEFSKYVPTKDTKFILVCRTGSRTKVVGDFLSNQLGYKNAMHLKGGIYAWLREHKPVVRH
- the rplM gene encoding 50S ribosomal protein L13 is translated as MKFTKVVKPEEVKRDWIVIDAEGKTFGRVITEIATKLRGKHKPYYTPHVDCGDYVVVINASKVNVSGNKLQNKQYYRHTGYFGGVKSEKLEELLKKNPEKLFKLATRGMLPKTKLGRKMLKKLKVYAGSEHPHTAQVKGS
- a CDS encoding 4Fe-4S dicluster-binding protein encodes the protein MAKDIKDLGWNELIPGAALFSFTEPVEDIAEVPMDERPYAPTNSHEYSVGDWRVEKPVFNRDYCIDCQFCWVFCPDMSILSRDKKMIGVIYDHCKGCGICVEVCPTNPKSLLMYPEHMDNDEALSKWPSKEEKKK
- a CDS encoding RecB-like helicase, with the translated sequence MERLLAYEASAGTGKTFALVVRYLSLLFMGAKPDRILALTFTNKAANEMRVRIQDRLKNLKDSHELEFISQNTSLTYEEILKKQPLVYKKFLSSDIKITTIDSFFVSILRKFAMYAGLIPDFIISQDDKSEIIYRFLYFTYLQKKSEKVVILSFMEDKKLKDIFSLFEALYEKFIDESFDFVKRDITSLEIEIMRVFAKIKDFIQSCPEASKTALSAVEAEDIDEILKKGWLEKKSLKDYRYFKKCYKESCDIFFNELKIGLKTYLNAKEAIFLDTLFELYLLYKKTNILIKRETNRLSFSDIQNFTYHILKEKIDNQFLYFRLDSKIEHLLIDEFQDTSLIQYRLLEPIIEEICAGEGQKEGRTFFYVGDIKQSIYRFRGGYKELFNYVARKFDVKIVPMDTNFRSDRAIVDFINEIFEPLYKQYFGYFTKQKANSKNEGYVEVKSSDEVLKECVNSVKMLTQKGISYEDIAILCFKNDEILEIESALKEQIKDIKVVTESSSKLVNQKEIILLIEFMKYLYFEEEIFKANFLAAISKDIDTKIDLELYKPIMNDLALLIQKVLKDFDIGIKNENVLKFIEILRNYKTLGEFLFDLERVDEKVTSSTKDGIKILTVHKSKGLEFKHVILCDRLSRKPSTFSSLIFDMDKIGCKRVYYRKKGREFVDENYKNALEKEKRLSQEDELNAMYVAFTRARNSLIILKKQQRSAFDFLHLSETKRGELSSVRVKKSDIKNVEIDFQERFYGLQNIKTKNDQDYFSEAIIFGNALHYALEMIDFNDLKTLNDAMVCVKNRFGFYLKEEKIADIEKRVRMLLEKSEFTNLLSSKEICKEQPISFNQELKQIDLLLLGKDANIVIDYKSSKEDSYKHKKQVLEYVEAVKKITNNETIGYVCYLLEEKIEMVKV
- a CDS encoding pyruvate flavodoxin oxidoreductase subunit gamma; its protein translation is MLEIRWHSRAGQGAVTGAKGLADVVANTGKFVQAFAFYGSAKRGAAMTAYNRVDDKPILNHEKFMRPDYVLVIDPGLTYTADITANEKEDTKYIITTHLSKEELINAQPKLKGKEVYVVDCMQISLDTIGRAIPNTPMLGALMKVSGMFELEYFQDAMKKVLSKFPQKIIDANMAAIERAYNEVK
- the rpsI gene encoding 30S ribosomal protein S9, with the protein product MAKVYATGKRKTAVAKVWLSSGSGKIVVNGMSLDEWLGGHEAIKKRVKLPLVLTKTEGSVDIVAQTLGGGYSAQADALKHGISKALVAFDESLRAVLKPQGLLTRDSRVVERKKYGKHKARRSPQFSKR